The genomic region TGACTGTCTGCTAACTCAGCAGCTGCATTTAATCGTACCCAGTAATCAACAGGGCACTCATTTGATTTTGGTCGTGTCGCATAAAAGTCAGCTAGCGGTTGACACGATCCAGGACTTTCACTGAAGTAACGCCTCAAGACGTCATAGATGGTCTCAGGTGAGATAGCTTCATTAGGGCTGCTTTTGAGCCTGACCTTGACAATACTCTTGGCCCGGCCTAGCAGGTGGCTCAGTATCTCATCTATCTGATGTGTGTCAGAGCAATCTGCTTTGTGGAGATACAATTCCATCAATTCGATCCATTCTTGAACAGTGTACTTGTCTGTTCCATCTCCTCTAAACATTGGGGGTTCTTTAACATCTGGCTTGACTATCAGGCTGACATTATTGAGATTCCGGCCTGTGTTTGATGATTTTGGCGCACCAGCACTGAATGGGACTGAACTGGAGGGGGTGACTGGGCTTTGACTAGCTAATAGCCGTGTGGCTATAGAATCCCCTATTTGGGTGCCTAATTCACCGATAAGATCACGTAACTGCTGTGCAACATTCTCATTCTCATTACTAGGTGTAGAGGCAGTCGGCCCCATAGGTTGATCTGCTATGGTATCAGGTGAATGGGGACTATAAACTAGCACTCTAGGTCTACCAACGACAGGTGCTTCAACCCCCAACAACCCTCTGCCCCTCCCAAGGTATGGTGTCATCATATCTGAGTCTTTCCTTAGCCCAGCCATGGTATTTACAACAATGACAGTATGAACACAAGAGAAAACTGACCTCAGAAAATGTCCAATAAGTatgatgagaaaaaaaacaacaacagttcAATAAGTCAGTCCGCAGAAAAAgtctcttttctcttttcagTTACCAGAACAATGTTGAAATGCTCTCACGCAGCATCCAGATGTCACGAACACACTGCACAACTCCAGCGATCGGCTGCGGCCAATCCAGTTGATCCAGTAGGTCACGGCACCATTTTATGTAGCGGTTTTACTCTGGTTGTGTTTACTGTAGATATGCTCAATGAAGACAATGCGTGTGGAAGAGGTCTCAGGAtgctttattctgcagaaatacATAGAGCACAATCAATTTTTGGAATATACGTCTCTCCCCTTCACTCTGTGCACGGAAAAGCAGCACGCTCGTTagaagagcgagagagagcacaTTTGACCCAAACTGCAACAAATGTGCGTCTCAAGATCTTAATTTACTCAAATTAAAgttgcaaaacataaaataataatataaatgaattaaaaccACAAAATATAGTAACCCATGAAAGAGTTCCCCACAGTTTGTTCATATcagtaaattaattaaatgataaTTTCAAAAGTTACATATttcaacaaataaaataaaaacatttgatatAAATGACATCACTTTTGCAAACAGACCTCACTCTTTTTTGTATGTAACTCAGACTTGATATTAAACTCATTTCAAACATTTCTCAACATATAACAAACAATCGTACATACCTGCAGAAATACATAGAGCACAATCAATTTTTGGAATATACGTCTCTCCCCTTCACTCTGTGCACGGAAAAGCTAGTAAGCAAAAACACTTCTCAGtaaaacattcaaaatgcaaTTTGCTGCATTCAATTTAATAACATCACAGCCTTacactacatttaaacattctttatcTCATGAAATAAATTCATGATATCAtttaacacactttaaaatGTCCTTACCAGCACGCTCGTTagaagagcgagagagagcacaTTTGACCCAAACTGCAACAAATGTGCGTCTAAAGATGGCGCTGTTCGCACATCGCAAAAGGAAACGTGCGTCACTGATATGTGCCCTATACAAAACGATTTCTGCTTGAATGGTTCCCACTAGAGTTAATTATGTACACTTAACTATTATGACCCAGaacatatttaaacaaatataaaagtacaagaaattaagttttgatgaagttcattacattttatatattttttgaaccAGCTACACGTACGTGCAGTGAGGAAAAATAGGACAATCAGTTGGTGGCTTTGCTTCAGCTGTCCGATAACCTCACGAGGGGCGAGCAGAATTACTGACACGCCAGAAATTCATCTGATTCCCGATCGGGGGAGGTTTATCGCCTCTCGTTTCCCCCTGTGCACTGCATGagcatagatatccataataaaggctagatatcttacggcggagtcaccatcggcatcaccggcggccatcttgtcaggCAAGCTCTCTGTCGGGCTcagtggaacctgatgtaagatgattgatctgtacgaacataaatactcttatctcgctgaaatcttgacggatttacaaatggtttggtttcctacaaacgttattaacatggctacaaatctgggTGCTTTAACACATTGAAATTGTagcttttcgtttcgataaacgacttaatcgtgcagcttgtgtacGGCTATAACTTACTTGCACGTTATCGGCTGAGACCATCGACCTGTaggttttattgacaccaataatgattttctgacaaccaatcttttgtccagttaaaataaacttagtttgcatgtttctttttttgttttaattttttttttaaatacaaattattttattatctaggctaatagtgatattcttattataagCAATAGcctgctctggaaaaaaaaacattcagagctgtatgtgtttgtgtgtgtgtgtgtgtgtgtgtgtgtatatatatatatatatacatctagcgtttattatggatatctatgtgCACGAACACCTCATGACAACGCACGATAAACCTGAATATCGGCTCAACCCAAAGTCGCACAAGTCAGAATTCAGCTCGAAATCAGACAAAAATCgcagtgtatgcccagctttaATGGGCCGATACATTTGGGAGCTAACTTATTGTTAACGACGCGGATCGGAATGTTCTCAGttgaaagccacactttttgaccacCGACATAAACGGGAGCCTCGGCCTTAGCCTTGATcaggttcgcgaacgaatcgttctttttaaccgaatctttatagtgaaccggtcgaaccagttcaccaaatcgaactgaatcgttctaactgttcgcgtctcaaatcagcgctgattccacaagttactatagttattaactttctgacatgaggGACAGTCACTCCGACTAGAAATAAagtaatatcttgaagtagatgtattaactccaaccattagctgaagtgagacattTAGCTGTGAGAGCTCACCCGCtcatactgagcatgcgcgtgtgaacgtagcggttctcggatcagcagtacagaatcgaaaagcgtttctgtcggacacgtttgatactgagaaccgatgagccgagcatgtgtgttatttgttcagaggaacgaaatacaagttttaaaaactaatcacgtttggaaacatgtagattgtgtttacagtgtgcaatacatagaccgtaaaaaaatatggacgactcgacatcatccgtttccgcttggcagatttgaagctttcaggcagccttgcacggcgctgacatcttgggaccgagtctgcgcagtagcgatttcaggaccggagttgcgtagtagagcgcaggaagtagagcaggaagtacagtcgcgatatcaaaagcccgcccacactctcgcagatgcagaacaattaattatgttggtgtgaaataaacagttatggaaatgtagaaattaaagctaaagctctaatctgctcccaaaaatttcgaaaaaagtccgttagtgcctcagtgacaacttcactcagagaagacgtcagtctcagctgtcaatcatgacgtcacaccccccgtttttatagcatcaaataactaactcaaactaaacttatttttaaaacgaacacctgaaatgaaatcatcgtgatgataactgccttcagtgacataaactaactttggggaaaacatttttgaagtgtaattttattatttagattgcctcgcgtccattagaaaacacagaggggcggctatactgggaccggtcaccggggggcgatcgaggcgcgaaagcttcagtaaatgagagggagactgcaggcttggtgcaatataacatgagttcatgtttcgcgtgtaaaaaaaacagtatttttcacacaaacaattgacttatctgtccagcgctgtttcctctggcCTATAAACGGCCTGAGGATTTCCTTGTTctgtgaagtccctccttcagaaacacgtaacgagttctgattggacgctgtgattggacagcagcttagtgcaTTTTGAACGGGACCTTTGAAGCTTCATCAGTTTGACAGATTTTCATCTTAACCTGTAGGGGGAATTTAATACAGCGCTGACGTCCTTACAAAACAAGCTCAAACATGGAGAAGAAATGAAAGGAGAGTGTGATAAAACAATCCAACACATCGAGGTGAGGAtgttcattcacacacacagtttattaTTGACATTAGTGGAGTGTGTGTTCACACAGAGCTGACTGAAGTGAATGTGATGTGATTTCAGTCTCAAGCTGAGCACACAGAGCGTCAGATTAAAGAAGAGTTTGAGAAGCTTCATCAGTTTCTCAGAGACGAAGAAGAAGCTACAATCACTGCACTGAGGGAGGAAGAGGAGCAGAAGAAGCAGAGGATGAAGGAGAAGCTGGAggagatgaacacacacatctcagctctttcacacacaatcaGAGACATGGAGGAGATGAGGAAAGCCAATGACGTCTCGTTTCTAAAGGTGACCAATCAATCTGGCTTCATTCTTTGAGCATAAAACAACTTGAGCCTCACTGACAATGAGAGTGTTTGAGAAGATATTAACATGTTTTCAAACTCTATATTTTCCAGAACTTTAACGCCTCAATGGAAAGGTGAGTGAGCTGCTCGTATCTCTTCTCTCAGTGGATCTGAACTCAAATTCACTGCAGTTCTGACTCCTGAATGTTCCTCCAGAGTCCAGATCCCACAGCCGGATCCACGGATGAGTTCTGGAGCTTTGATTGATGTGTCCCGTTATCTGGGTAACCTGCGGTCCAGAGTCTGGAAGAAGATGCTGGAAACTGTCCAACACAGTGAGTCTCAGCAGATCTGACACCAGCGCAAAACATCCTTCAgatagaaacacacacaacattaacatctgatagaaatatatttaataatcacTCGAGTTTCTGAGTGAATCTGAACTGTATTTCAGAAGATCATCAGATCATACAGTGAACTCATAATGACTACAGAAGTCTGTTCCTCATGGTCTCTGCTTATGTATTAGGATACAATAGTGTTTATTGAATATGATATTAAACCTGAAGCCTCGATCCATTCTGACAGAAACTGACAGACCATTGTCATGATAGCAGGATTTATAGAAAGTCtttatatgtgttttatatttacatttctgATCATATTTCATCCTGTAATCTGATGTTCTTCTCTTTGCAGCTCCGTTGACTCTAGATCCAAACACAGCAGATCCTCATCTCACACTCTCGTCTGATCTGACCAGTGTGTCGCTCAGTGATGAAGATAAAACACTTCCTGATAATCCAGAGAGGTTTGACAGGTATGCATGTGTCCTGGGATCTGAGGGCTTTAACTCAGGAACACACTGCTGGGATGTGGAGGTCGGTGACAGTACAGTCTGGATTATTGGAATAACCACAGCATCAAACCAGAGGAAGGGAGCGGATTTCTTCAAGTCTAATGTCTGGTGTGTGCGGTACTGGAACAGCGGATACATCTCTAAATCCCCAGATCAACCCGGCACTGTCTTTCCTGTTAAAGTGAATCCTCAGCGTGTGAGAGTTCAGCTGGACTATGACAGAGGAACAGTGTCATTCTCTGATCCTGTAACTAACACACATTTATTCACATTCAGGACGTCCTTCACTGAGACTGTCTTTCCATTCTTATATAATCGCTGCAGAACTCCTCTGAGGATCTTACCAGTTAAACTGATTATTACAGCAGAAAATCACAGTTAAATCTGATTCTAGATTAATTCAGTTAAGATACAATCATTCATTGTTATCATTGTTTTACAAATTATGCTTCAGTAAAACTTTATTCATCAATCACACTTACAATTAAAACGTATCCAATATCTCGAGTTCTGGGAACATTACAGTATGAATAGTGAGGCTGTTTATAGATTATTACATAAGGATTGACTGAATAACGAAAAACTTAATACTTTCAACCGTTATTTAGATCATTAAATGAAATTTTGTAtaatgtttgattttttttaactttgccAGTACGTCACACAATTATTCTGCTTGTTTCCTGAGAAACTTCAGGGTCTCAGCTTTCTAAAGAGGGAAGGCATTTGATGGTAGGCAAAATTAGGTGGGAAAAATGATCTCTGAAGTAGGCACAGTGAAATGTAGGGGGAAAAATCCTAGTAAATAGCATTTTtgaagttaaaataaacttagtttgcatgtttttaaaaaataaataaaaattattgtattataataGGGATATTCTTAtgaagtgtatatatatatatatatttatagctTATAAACTATAgctagctctgaaaaaaaaatgagctgtatatgtgtgtgtgtgtgtatatatatatatatttttttttgcagttttagtagcctatatattgatttaacataaataccttgtgtgtgtgtatatttgttGCACCTATCTGtcctgttcaatgttactttcatattgaagtccatggttataattattcataagtatgtattgtatcataactacatctctgacgtttataacaaacgaaacagtttgaaaatcggttaaaaattgagcaagttatggttatttaaaagtacatgcactattaaaacacactgttacgagtgagcgacTCGTCTGTACTctctgtgacaagatggccgccagttgcggacggcgacctccattggccaacagcgcgcaccagacatctagcctttattatggatatctatggttctCAGCACCAGAAactgcagtgcatgctgggatTTGGTGACATTAACATCTACACGGTTATTGAACTGAATGGAAACACAATGAACTCAAAGTGAATAACTACATTATTATCTTATGCAGAGCTGCTTATAGATTAACTTTCTTAGTTGctttggccaaaaaattaggcgttttttttttttttaaaggtcccattcttcgcgatcccatctttcaaactttagttagtgtgtaatgttgctgttagagcataaataatacctgtaaaactATAAAGCTCAGAgctcaatgccaagcgagatattttattgaacagaagttccctttcaaagccttcagcgagcggccggtctggactacagcgctgcacttcctgctgtgatgacgtcactagaaccgtttgttgactaaagctccggccacaagaacacgcaaaatagggggcgtggtctcgctGCTCTCccgcgtggagaagagcgcgcattcagtgcTCGCATCGCCCCGTTacggtaagaggcgggacctttccgggcaaagtgcgctaagctgctgtccaatcacaacacgggaagcgctggcccaatcagaactcgttacgtgtttctgaaggagggacttcacagaacaaggaaatcatcaggccgtttgtaggacagaggaaacagcgctgtacagataaggcaactgtgtgaaaaatactgtgttttacaCGCGagacatgaactcatgttatattacacactgtaaacataatcaaagcttcgaaaacacacgaagaacgggaccttt from Pseudorasbora parva isolate DD20220531a chromosome 11, ASM2467924v1, whole genome shotgun sequence harbors:
- the LOC137092509 gene encoding nuclear factor 7, brain-like; this encodes MDSRSAEELSCPVCCEIFKVPVFLSCTHSICKECLQQFWKTKETQECPVCRRRSSNKEPPVNLALKNLCESLIKERNERRSSESEEICSLHSEKLKLFCLEDKQPVCVVCRDSEKHAKHTFRPVREVVSSYKGEFNTALTSLQNKLKHGEEMKGECDKTIQHIESQAEHTERQIKEEFEKLHQFLRDEEEATITALREEEEQKKQRMKEKLEEMNTHISALSHTIRDMEEMRKANDVSFLKNFNASMERVQIPQPDPRMSSGALIDVSRYLGNLRSRVWKKMLETVQHTPLTLDPNTADPHLTLSSDLTSVSLSDEDKTLPDNPERFDRYACVLGSEGFNSGTHCWDVEVGDSTVWIIGITTASNQRKGADFFKSNVWCVRYWNSGYISKSPDQPGTVFPVKVNPQRVRVQLDYDRGTVSFSDPVTNTHLFTFRTSFTETVFPFLYNRCRTPLRILPVKLIITAENHS